One window from the genome of Cryobacterium sp. GrIS_2_6 encodes:
- a CDS encoding DUF2510 domain-containing protein codes for MTDGSGNYIPLPAAAPAAGWYPDPAGSPRQRWWNGAAWTTDLHYPEPPVYGHLAPTRVLSPDTPVYTAAIWIITLLPLLSLINVASTDLTADFNRGLSEGSTGTTTSATDVLSQLLSIAVYAASVTLAYFDRRRLLADGFTRPFHWAWTFLCSGIYVIGRSIVVRNQAGRGLTPIWVWTGIVVVTTLVTFAKFAALVPLFLTTIGSGIAA; via the coding sequence ATGACCGACGGATCAGGCAATTACATTCCCCTGCCCGCGGCGGCTCCCGCGGCGGGCTGGTATCCGGACCCCGCAGGATCCCCTCGCCAGCGCTGGTGGAACGGCGCGGCCTGGACCACGGACCTGCACTATCCCGAGCCTCCCGTCTACGGGCACCTCGCTCCGACCAGGGTCCTCTCACCGGACACGCCCGTCTACACCGCGGCCATCTGGATCATCACGCTGCTGCCGCTCCTGTCGCTCATCAACGTGGCGTCGACCGACCTCACCGCGGACTTCAACCGGGGGCTGTCGGAGGGCTCCACCGGCACGACGACGTCGGCGACGGATGTCCTCAGCCAGCTCCTCAGCATCGCCGTCTACGCGGCGTCGGTCACCCTCGCCTACTTCGACCGGCGCCGGCTGCTCGCCGACGGGTTCACCCGCCCGTTCCACTGGGCCTGGACCTTCCTCTGCTCCGGTATCTACGTGATCGGCCGCTCGATCGTCGTGCGTAACCAGGCGGGCCGCGGCCTGACCCCGATCTGGGTCTGGACCGGCATCGTCGTCGTCACGACGCTGGTCACCTTCGCCAAGTTCGCCGCCCTCGTGCCGCTCTTCCTCACGACGATCGGGTCGGGCATCGCGGCCTGA
- a CDS encoding M18 family aminopeptidase: MTFAPDSHPEYIDDLAGFIAASPSSYHAAAELERRLEAGGFTRLDERNEWPGSAGSTVGANAAVARRHFIVRDGAVVAWVQPAGAGPVSPFRILGAHTDSPGFKLKPKPTIGNRGWLQAGVEVYGGPLLNSWLDRELELAGRLVTRDGTEHLVRTGPFLRIPQLAIHLDRDANNGLTLDRQRHLNPVYGVGDLDAADLLAHLAGLAGLEAADVAGYDLLTADSAAPARFGLGNVLFAAGRLDNLSSVHAGLVALLAVTDDGSAGVDAAAGVVQSTSVLAAFDHEELGSQTRSGASGPLLDDVLTRIGAGLGASASDKLRAYAASWCLSADAGHLVHPNYPEKHDPANLPVPGAGPLLKINATQRYATDAAGAALWARTCAQAGVAYQEFVSNNTVPCGSTIGPLTATRLGIHTVDVGIGLLSMHSARELCHVADPVALSAAIGAFFAPGE, from the coding sequence ATGACCTTTGCACCGGATTCGCACCCAGAGTACATCGACGACCTCGCCGGCTTCATCGCAGCGTCGCCGTCCTCGTACCACGCCGCCGCGGAACTCGAACGAAGGCTCGAGGCCGGTGGATTCACCCGGCTCGACGAGCGCAACGAGTGGCCGGGCAGCGCGGGCAGCACGGTCGGCGCGAACGCGGCCGTGGCCAGGCGGCACTTCATTGTGCGCGACGGCGCGGTCGTCGCCTGGGTTCAGCCGGCTGGGGCCGGCCCGGTGTCGCCGTTCCGCATCCTCGGTGCCCACACCGATTCCCCCGGCTTCAAGCTCAAGCCGAAGCCGACCATCGGCAACCGGGGCTGGCTGCAGGCCGGCGTCGAGGTCTACGGCGGCCCGCTGCTCAACTCCTGGCTCGACCGCGAGCTCGAACTCGCCGGGCGCCTCGTCACCCGCGACGGCACAGAGCACCTCGTGCGCACCGGCCCGTTCCTGCGCATCCCGCAGCTCGCCATCCACCTCGACCGAGACGCCAACAACGGTCTCACCCTCGACCGCCAACGCCACCTGAACCCGGTCTACGGGGTCGGCGACCTCGATGCCGCGGACCTGCTCGCCCACCTCGCCGGCCTGGCCGGGCTTGAGGCGGCGGATGTGGCCGGTTACGACCTCCTCACCGCCGACTCCGCTGCCCCCGCGCGCTTCGGCCTCGGCAACGTGCTCTTCGCCGCCGGACGCCTCGACAACCTGTCGTCCGTGCACGCGGGACTGGTCGCGCTCCTCGCGGTCACGGACGATGGCTCGGCCGGTGTCGACGCCGCCGCGGGCGTAGTCCAGAGCACGAGTGTCCTCGCCGCCTTCGACCACGAGGAACTCGGTTCCCAGACCCGCTCCGGCGCGAGCGGACCGCTCCTCGACGATGTCCTGACCCGGATCGGGGCCGGACTCGGCGCATCCGCCTCGGACAAGCTGCGCGCGTACGCCGCCTCGTGGTGCCTCTCGGCCGACGCCGGGCACCTCGTGCACCCGAACTATCCCGAGAAGCACGACCCGGCGAACCTGCCGGTCCCTGGCGCGGGCCCGTTGCTCAAGATCAACGCGACGCAGCGCTACGCCACGGATGCCGCCGGCGCCGCACTCTGGGCCCGCACCTGCGCGCAGGCGGGCGTGGCCTACCAGGAGTTCGTCTCGAACAACACGGTCCCGTGCGGCTCGACGATCGGCCCGCTCACCGCGACCCGGCTCGGCATCCACACGGTCGACGTCGGCATCGGGCTCCTGTCGATGCATTCGGCCCGCGAACTCTGCCACGTGGCCGACCCGGTCGCACTCAGCGCGGCGATCGGCGCCTTCTTCGCTCCTGGGGAGTGA
- a CDS encoding cryptochrome/photolyase family protein: MPVPRFLFADQLGPHFDDGGPIVLVEAVGVLGRRPYHRAKAHLILSALRHRARELGDRVEFLRTEHYRDVLSGRPLEVIDPTSWGARALVVELGADVLPSRGFVTSEADFADWAAGRPASRLVLEQFYRSVRARTGVLMRGPDPEGGRFNFDHDNRRPPPRGAVGLGLPDPWTPVEDEIDAEVRRDLDRLQADGRITLIGRDGPRRFAATRTEALAALDDFIETRLNDFGPFEDASLRGDDAMAHSRLSVPLNLGLLHPREVIDAVVAAHASGAAPLQSVEAVVRQLMGWRDWVWHLYWHLGPDYVGGSNFLNAHEPLPRSFRELDGSGVRAACVSHVLNAVADTGWAHHIQRLMILGNQALQRGYHPGELNDWFIAAFVDGTPWVMPANVVGMSQHADGGIVATKPYASGGAYISSMSDFCGGCPFNPKKRLGEDACPFTAGYWAFLDRVEPRIRGNHRMNQPLAGLRRLVDREAVVAQEHSRTVW, encoded by the coding sequence ATGCCGGTGCCCCGATTCCTGTTCGCCGACCAGCTCGGACCGCATTTCGACGACGGCGGACCGATCGTCCTGGTCGAGGCCGTCGGGGTCCTCGGCCGCCGGCCGTACCACCGGGCGAAGGCGCACCTGATCCTCAGCGCGCTGCGGCACCGGGCACGGGAACTCGGCGATCGGGTGGAATTCCTGCGCACGGAGCACTATCGCGACGTGCTCTCCGGCCGCCCGCTCGAGGTGATCGATCCCACCAGCTGGGGGGCGCGGGCGCTCGTGGTCGAACTCGGGGCCGACGTACTGCCCAGTCGGGGTTTCGTCACGAGCGAGGCCGACTTCGCGGACTGGGCGGCGGGCCGACCGGCCTCCCGGCTGGTGCTCGAGCAGTTCTACCGTTCGGTGCGCGCCCGGACCGGCGTCCTGATGCGCGGCCCAGACCCCGAGGGCGGCCGGTTCAACTTCGACCACGACAACCGCCGCCCGCCACCCCGTGGGGCTGTCGGCCTCGGCCTGCCCGACCCGTGGACCCCGGTCGAAGACGAGATCGACGCCGAGGTGCGCCGCGACCTCGACCGGCTGCAGGCGGATGGCCGGATCACCCTGATTGGCCGGGACGGACCGCGACGCTTCGCCGCGACCCGGACCGAAGCCCTGGCCGCCCTCGACGACTTCATCGAGACCCGTCTGAACGACTTCGGTCCCTTCGAGGACGCGTCGCTGCGCGGAGACGATGCGATGGCGCACTCCCGGTTGAGCGTTCCGCTGAACCTGGGCCTGTTGCACCCGCGGGAGGTGATCGATGCGGTCGTCGCCGCCCACGCGAGCGGCGCGGCGCCGCTGCAGAGCGTCGAGGCCGTCGTCCGTCAGCTGATGGGCTGGCGGGACTGGGTGTGGCACCTCTACTGGCACCTCGGACCCGACTATGTCGGCGGCAGCAATTTCCTCAATGCCCACGAGCCGCTGCCCCGGTCGTTCCGTGAGCTCGACGGCTCCGGCGTGCGCGCGGCCTGTGTCAGCCACGTGCTGAACGCCGTCGCCGACACCGGCTGGGCCCATCACATCCAGCGCCTGATGATCCTGGGCAACCAGGCCCTGCAGCGCGGCTATCACCCGGGCGAGCTGAACGACTGGTTCATCGCGGCATTCGTGGACGGCACACCGTGGGTGATGCCGGCCAACGTCGTCGGGATGTCCCAGCATGCCGACGGCGGCATCGTCGCGACCAAACCATACGCGTCGGGCGGCGCCTACATCTCGTCGATGAGCGATTTCTGCGGCGGCTGCCCGTTCAACCCGAAGAAACGACTCGGCGAGGATGCCTGCCCATTCACGGCCGGCTACTGGGCCTTCCTTGACCGGGTCGAGCCGCGCATCCGCGGCAACCACCGCATGAACCAGCCGCTGGCCGGACTGCGACGTCTCGTCGACCGTGAGGCCGTCGTCGCGCAGGAGCACTCTCGCACGGTGTGGTGA
- a CDS encoding Pvc16 family protein, which produces MSSLSNYGQVIAATTVALQTMLARPPFGLNVTARSLDVARTGVTGSSINLFLYSDSLISYREASAQHGPSRVIAELRYLVSAFAADIEDTDAASHRDFGTAQAAIERHPVLTVPVTGSENLQVWLTPSPLTTEVLTSLWQASSTPLRVSFAVMASFTLDTTERVTKLGTIRDVVKLAGAGAIAVFSGTDTGAKAAAAASAASELGKALVTVGLDSVVASSPEETDATLDRLFERVKDAGAVLLVDDADALFGVRPEELDLDDPYAAIDVGAVLDRLGNAPSVVIIALTGLSGDELADRARVEVRFPGD; this is translated from the coding sequence ATGTCGTCGCTCTCGAACTACGGGCAGGTGATCGCGGCCACGACGGTGGCGCTCCAGACGATGCTCGCCCGGCCGCCCTTCGGACTGAACGTCACGGCGCGCAGCCTCGACGTCGCACGCACCGGGGTCACAGGGTCTTCGATCAACCTGTTCCTCTACAGCGACAGCCTGATCAGCTACCGCGAGGCGAGCGCCCAGCACGGACCCAGCCGGGTCATCGCGGAATTGCGCTACCTCGTGAGCGCCTTCGCCGCCGACATCGAGGACACCGACGCGGCGAGCCACCGCGACTTCGGCACCGCCCAGGCCGCGATCGAGCGGCACCCGGTGCTCACGGTTCCCGTGACCGGGAGCGAGAACCTCCAGGTCTGGCTCACCCCCTCTCCGCTCACGACCGAGGTGCTCACCTCGCTCTGGCAGGCGTCCTCCACCCCCTTGCGCGTCTCGTTCGCGGTGATGGCGTCATTCACCCTCGACACGACGGAACGGGTCACGAAACTCGGAACGATCCGCGACGTCGTGAAGCTCGCCGGTGCGGGGGCGATCGCCGTGTTCAGCGGCACGGATACCGGTGCGAAGGCCGCGGCTGCGGCATCCGCTGCGAGCGAGCTCGGCAAGGCCCTCGTCACCGTCGGGCTCGACAGCGTCGTCGCCTCGTCCCCCGAGGAGACGGATGCGACGCTCGACCGCCTGTTCGAGCGGGTCAAGGATGCGGGCGCCGTACTCCTGGTCGACGACGCCGATGCCCTCTTCGGCGTGCGCCCCGAGGAACTCGACCTCGACGACCCGTATGCGGCGATCGACGTCGGGGCCGTGCTCGACCGGCTGGGGAACGCCCCGAGCGTCGTCATCATCGCGCTCACGGGACTCTCCGGCGACGAGCTCGCCGACCGCGCGAGGGTCGAGGTCAGGTTCCCCGGCGACTGA
- a CDS encoding RecQ family ATP-dependent DNA helicase — translation MTDIRTDTRASAREILRTLVGRDDADFHDGQFEAISTLVDDRRRALVVQRTGWGKSAVYFVATLLLRRQGAGPTILVSPLLALMRDQVAAAARAGVRAVSINSSNAHEWAGVIEQLRRDEVDVLLVSPERLNNPSFRDEQLPALISRVGLLVVDEAHCISDWGHDFRPDYRRLRDLIATMPSGVPVLATTATANSRVVTDVAEQLAPAAPATGQAAGPGVVTIRGPLARASLRLGVLRLPDSRARLAWLLSHIDELPGSGIIYTLTVSAAEDTARLLREAGHAVRAYTGQTDTAEREESEGMLKRNEVKALVATSALGMGFDKPDLGFVLHLGAPSSPVAYYQQVGRAGRATENADVLLLPGIEDEAIWQYFATSSMPSEHKAEAVLGALGDAGGRPLSTPALEARVDLKRSPLELLLKVLDVDGAVRRVTGGWVSTGHPWVYDQVRYERIAAARLAEQQSMIDYERTTGCRMEFLQRALDDDSAVPCGRCDNCTAAWYPSDVAVAAASAAAASLDRVGVELEPRAQWPTGVASLGVDVRGNIPVGERLAAGRALARLTDLGWGGPLRDLFAVQAADAPATAAMTSACVRVLADWNWDERPAAVISMPSRRHPLLVASVARALSEAGRLPWIGSLDLVGGGPEGGSGGNSAYRLAAVWNRFEVGPELAASLAPFAGKPVLLIDDLADSRWTLTVAGRLLRRAGTSAVLPFALALRS, via the coding sequence ATGACCGACATCCGGACCGATACCCGCGCATCCGCCCGTGAGATTCTCCGCACCCTGGTCGGGCGCGACGACGCCGACTTCCACGACGGGCAGTTCGAGGCCATCTCCACCCTCGTCGACGACCGCCGCCGCGCGCTCGTCGTGCAGCGCACCGGCTGGGGAAAGTCCGCGGTGTACTTCGTCGCGACCCTGCTGCTGCGCCGCCAGGGCGCAGGCCCCACCATCCTCGTCTCGCCGCTGCTCGCCCTCATGCGGGACCAGGTCGCCGCGGCGGCGCGCGCCGGCGTGCGTGCCGTGTCGATCAACTCCTCGAACGCGCACGAGTGGGCCGGGGTGATCGAACAGCTGCGGAGGGATGAGGTCGACGTGCTTCTGGTCTCCCCCGAGCGACTGAACAACCCCTCCTTCCGCGACGAGCAGCTGCCCGCGCTCATCAGTCGCGTCGGCCTGCTCGTCGTCGACGAAGCGCACTGCATTTCCGACTGGGGTCATGACTTCCGCCCGGACTACCGGCGGCTGCGCGACCTCATCGCGACGATGCCGTCCGGGGTGCCGGTCCTCGCGACGACCGCAACGGCGAACAGCCGCGTCGTGACGGACGTCGCGGAGCAGCTCGCACCGGCGGCGCCGGCAACAGGTCAGGCCGCGGGGCCCGGCGTCGTCACCATCCGCGGGCCGCTCGCCCGAGCCTCTCTCCGGCTCGGCGTGCTTCGGCTGCCCGACTCGCGAGCCCGGCTCGCCTGGCTGCTCAGCCACATCGACGAGCTGCCCGGCAGCGGCATCATCTACACCCTCACCGTCTCAGCGGCCGAGGACACCGCGCGCCTGTTGCGCGAGGCCGGCCATGCCGTGCGCGCGTACACCGGCCAGACCGACACCGCGGAACGCGAGGAGTCCGAGGGGATGCTCAAGCGCAACGAGGTCAAGGCCCTCGTCGCCACAAGTGCCCTCGGCATGGGCTTCGACAAGCCGGACCTCGGTTTCGTGCTGCACCTGGGCGCCCCATCCTCCCCCGTCGCGTACTACCAGCAGGTCGGTCGCGCCGGGCGCGCGACCGAGAACGCCGACGTTCTCCTGCTCCCCGGTATCGAGGACGAGGCGATCTGGCAGTACTTCGCGACCTCGTCGATGCCGAGCGAGCACAAGGCGGAGGCCGTGCTCGGCGCCCTCGGCGACGCGGGTGGTCGCCCTCTCTCGACGCCGGCGCTCGAGGCGCGCGTCGACCTCAAGCGGTCCCCCCTCGAACTGCTGCTCAAGGTCCTCGACGTCGACGGCGCCGTGCGCAGGGTCACCGGCGGCTGGGTATCGACCGGGCACCCCTGGGTCTACGACCAGGTGCGCTACGAGCGCATCGCGGCAGCCCGGCTCGCCGAACAGCAGTCGATGATTGACTACGAACGCACGACCGGCTGCAGGATGGAGTTCCTGCAGCGCGCCCTCGACGACGACAGCGCGGTGCCCTGCGGCCGTTGCGACAACTGCACGGCGGCCTGGTACCCGTCCGACGTCGCCGTAGCGGCGGCCTCGGCAGCCGCCGCCTCGCTCGACCGGGTCGGCGTCGAACTCGAACCCCGCGCCCAGTGGCCGACCGGGGTGGCGAGTCTCGGGGTCGACGTGCGCGGCAACATCCCGGTTGGCGAGCGTCTCGCCGCGGGCCGCGCCCTCGCCCGGCTCACCGACCTCGGCTGGGGCGGACCCCTCCGCGACCTCTTCGCAGTCCAGGCGGCGGATGCCCCGGCGACCGCCGCGATGACAAGCGCCTGCGTACGGGTGCTCGCCGACTGGAATTGGGACGAACGACCGGCCGCGGTGATCAGCATGCCGTCGCGGCGGCATCCGCTTCTCGTCGCCTCGGTCGCCCGCGCCCTGTCGGAGGCCGGGCGCCTGCCCTGGATCGGCTCCCTGGACCTCGTCGGCGGCGGGCCCGAAGGCGGCAGCGGCGGGAACAGCGCCTATCGCCTCGCCGCGGTGTGGAACCGTTTCGAGGTCGGGCCAGAACTCGCCGCGTCCCTGGCGCCCTTCGCCGGAAAGCCGGTCCTGCTGATCGACGACCTCGCCGACAGCCGGTGGACCCTCACCGTCGCCGGGCGGCTGCTGCGCCGGGCGGGCACCTCTGCGGTGCTTCCGTTCGCCCTGGCACTGCGTTCCTGA
- a CDS encoding oxygenase MpaB family protein, with product MGRFTDSWRSHLLSMLSGNSEGRPAWVEKMERGEDAGFFGPESAAWAVHGGMATMVAGIRALLMQTLHPGAMAGVHDWSRYREDPLGRLSGTIQWLVTVTFADTTVATDESTRVGRFHDRVTGTYLDAAGVSRPYAAGDAELLSWVHIVFTDAFLESHKLWGGSIPGGADGYVREWAKAGELVGVQDPPRSAAELAAQLAAFTDAGVLKSDERVAEAVRFIRNPPLRRGMLPFYRVMFAGAVASLPREYRRLLGLRRSVFPVVWATGAVLGIVQMLLGASSTSEDAARTRLDRIARARLAPEPDAEVSQIDLPGPS from the coding sequence ATGGGCAGGTTCACGGACAGCTGGCGGTCGCATCTTCTCTCGATGCTGTCCGGAAACTCCGAGGGACGGCCCGCGTGGGTGGAGAAGATGGAACGCGGCGAGGACGCCGGTTTCTTCGGGCCCGAATCGGCCGCGTGGGCGGTGCACGGCGGAATGGCGACGATGGTCGCCGGGATCCGCGCGCTGCTGATGCAGACCCTGCACCCGGGCGCGATGGCCGGGGTGCACGACTGGTCGCGGTACCGGGAGGACCCTCTCGGACGCCTCTCCGGGACGATCCAGTGGCTCGTGACGGTCACCTTCGCCGACACGACCGTCGCCACAGACGAGTCGACGCGAGTGGGGCGCTTCCACGACCGGGTGACGGGCACCTACCTCGATGCGGCGGGAGTCTCGCGACCCTACGCCGCCGGGGACGCCGAGCTGCTCTCCTGGGTGCACATCGTCTTCACGGATGCCTTCCTCGAGTCCCACAAGCTGTGGGGAGGCAGCATCCCGGGCGGCGCGGACGGGTACGTGCGCGAGTGGGCAAAGGCCGGCGAGCTGGTGGGAGTGCAGGACCCGCCGCGGTCGGCGGCGGAACTCGCCGCCCAGTTGGCCGCCTTCACGGATGCCGGGGTGCTCAAGAGCGACGAGCGCGTCGCCGAGGCGGTGCGTTTCATCCGAAATCCGCCGCTGCGGCGCGGGATGCTGCCGTTCTACCGGGTGATGTTCGCCGGTGCGGTCGCCTCGCTCCCCCGCGAGTACCGGCGGCTGCTCGGGCTTCGCCGTTCGGTGTTCCCCGTCGTGTGGGCGACGGGGGCGGTTCTCGGGATCGTGCAGATGCTGCTCGGCGCGTCGTCGACGTCCGAGGACGCGGCCCGGACCCGCCTCGACCGCATCGCCCGTGCTCGCCTCGCGCCAGAGCCCGACGCTGAGGTGTCGCAGATCGACCTTCCCGGGCCGAGTTAA
- a CDS encoding MarP family serine protease, whose amino-acid sequence MPISTIVDVLLVLLLLGYFVSGYRSGLIGSLSGIAGLVAGGIAAYFLVPLVGAWVPAAEWRTAATLATAAALLLGGLSIGGTLGRVLRPRAARKRLLVVDRVFGAGIAVVVAASILSMLAFSIGSLGVPILSPAIASSTVVRSIDSLTPDPVKAFLAQLRAMVVTEGIPRVIEAFNGPVPTVPVVTETSAELLAAQDSVLKIVGTAYACGQNQSGSGFVIAPGRVLTNAHVVAGVSEPVVESADGTARAGTVVYFDPAADLAVIAVAGLGAEPLGLGADLATGSLAVSDGYPYGGPFETGPAEVVAVAPAVVGDIYGDNPTSRPIYTLAADIQHGESGGPLLNQDGKVVGVVFAKSTVTANIGYALAMESVTPVAAEAASLTDSVEPGHCVVG is encoded by the coding sequence ATGCCCATTTCGACCATCGTGGACGTCCTCCTCGTCCTGCTCCTGCTGGGCTATTTCGTCTCCGGCTACCGCAGCGGCCTGATCGGCAGCCTGAGCGGCATCGCCGGCCTCGTCGCCGGCGGTATCGCCGCATACTTCCTCGTTCCACTCGTCGGAGCCTGGGTGCCTGCAGCGGAGTGGCGCACCGCAGCAACCCTCGCCACCGCCGCCGCCCTCCTGCTCGGCGGTCTGTCGATCGGCGGAACCCTCGGCAGGGTGCTCCGTCCCCGAGCGGCCCGAAAACGGCTGCTCGTCGTCGACCGGGTGTTCGGCGCCGGCATCGCCGTCGTCGTCGCAGCGAGCATCCTGTCGATGCTCGCCTTCAGCATCGGGTCACTCGGGGTGCCGATCCTGTCGCCCGCGATCGCCTCGTCGACGGTGGTGCGGTCGATCGACTCACTCACGCCCGATCCGGTCAAGGCCTTCCTCGCCCAACTGCGTGCGATGGTCGTCACCGAGGGCATCCCGCGGGTCATCGAGGCCTTCAACGGGCCGGTGCCCACGGTTCCCGTCGTCACCGAAACGAGCGCCGAACTGCTCGCCGCGCAGGATTCCGTGCTCAAGATCGTCGGGACGGCATACGCCTGCGGGCAGAACCAGTCCGGGAGCGGCTTCGTCATCGCGCCGGGCCGGGTGCTGACCAATGCGCACGTCGTCGCGGGCGTCTCAGAGCCCGTCGTCGAGTCGGCAGACGGCACGGCCCGCGCGGGAACCGTCGTCTACTTCGACCCGGCGGCAGACCTCGCCGTCATCGCCGTCGCGGGGCTCGGTGCCGAACCCCTCGGCCTCGGTGCAGACCTCGCAACGGGAAGCCTCGCCGTGAGCGACGGCTATCCGTACGGCGGACCGTTCGAAACCGGACCCGCGGAGGTCGTCGCGGTCGCTCCGGCCGTCGTCGGTGACATCTACGGCGACAATCCGACCTCCAGGCCGATCTACACCCTCGCGGCGGACATCCAGCACGGCGAGTCCGGCGGGCCGCTGCTCAATCAGGACGGCAAAGTCGTCGGCGTCGTCTTCGCGAAGTCGACGGTCACCGCCAACATCGGCTACGCCCTCGCAATGGAGTCCGTCACCCCCGTCGCCGCAGAGGCCGCATCGCTCACCGACTCCGTCGAGCCCGGGCACTGCGTCGTCGGCTAG
- a CDS encoding glycosyl hydrolase family 65 protein: MARTGYRARYGDLGLLDLIHRRHGGLLGARSTHGSTLNDVVHSWVEARRDRERSWQFLTRALDSDLADIQGGTTHEGIHLGAIAGSVDMMVRWYSGLEIRDDILWLHPVLPAELGAFSFSINYRDHPILLELTSTNLRVTLSAGGAPPIRVRVEGQDAWLSPGQVRDFPLVP; encoded by the coding sequence ATGGCGCGGACCGGGTATCGCGCTCGCTACGGCGACCTCGGCCTGCTCGACCTGATCCATCGTCGCCACGGTGGACTTCTAGGGGCGCGGTCCACGCACGGGTCGACCCTGAACGACGTCGTGCATTCCTGGGTGGAGGCCCGTCGCGACCGGGAGCGCTCCTGGCAGTTCCTGACCAGGGCCCTGGACAGCGACCTCGCCGACATCCAGGGCGGCACCACCCATGAGGGCATCCACCTCGGCGCGATCGCGGGGTCAGTGGACATGATGGTGCGGTGGTACAGCGGCCTCGAGATCCGCGACGACATCCTCTGGCTCCACCCCGTACTCCCCGCGGAGCTCGGTGCGTTCTCGTTCAGCATCAACTACCGGGACCACCCGATCCTGCTCGAGCTCACGTCGACGAACCTGCGCGTGACACTCAGCGCCGGCGGTGCCCCGCCGATCCGGGTACGGGTGGAGGGCCAGGACGCCTGGCTCTCCCCGGGCCAGGTCCGCGATTTCCCCCTGGTCCCGTAG
- a CDS encoding MerR family transcriptional regulator → MRMAELSTRSRTPVATIKFYQRENLLAGGERSGPNQALYAESHLERIRLIRGLTEVGGLSVAAVRRVLEAIDSERSLPETFEIAQHSVSATIDASAVSAEALARVDALTAGWHVSAANPGRLAAARVVDTFAEVGQTDARGWFDRYAAAALLAAEADIDELDARVDRAAKGETVVVGTVLGDKLFSGLRRAAQEHIAALRYGVPPEAAPEPAPGSAPDHTP, encoded by the coding sequence ATGAGAATGGCAGAGCTGAGCACCCGGAGCCGGACCCCCGTTGCGACGATCAAGTTTTACCAGCGTGAGAACCTCCTCGCCGGCGGGGAGCGCTCCGGGCCGAACCAGGCGCTGTACGCGGAGTCGCACCTCGAGCGCATCCGCCTCATTCGCGGCCTCACCGAGGTCGGCGGGCTGAGCGTCGCGGCCGTCCGGCGGGTGCTCGAGGCCATCGACTCCGAGCGGTCGCTGCCGGAGACCTTCGAGATCGCGCAGCACTCGGTGTCGGCGACGATCGACGCGTCCGCGGTGAGCGCCGAAGCACTGGCCCGGGTGGACGCCCTCACCGCCGGCTGGCACGTCTCGGCGGCGAACCCCGGCCGACTGGCCGCGGCCCGGGTCGTCGACACCTTCGCCGAGGTCGGCCAGACCGACGCTCGCGGCTGGTTCGACCGGTACGCCGCCGCCGCCCTGCTGGCCGCCGAGGCCGACATCGACGAACTGGATGCGCGGGTCGACCGGGCCGCGAAGGGCGAGACCGTCGTGGTCGGCACCGTTCTCGGCGACAAGCTCTTCTCCGGCCTGCGCCGCGCCGCGCAGGAACACATCGCCGCCCTTCGCTACGGCGTGCCTCCCGAAGCGGCGCCCGAGCCCGCGCCGGGGTCCGCACCCGACCACACCCCCTGA